In uncultured Bacteroides sp., one genomic interval encodes:
- the lepB gene encoding signal peptidase I encodes MRPKAKDFFFWIKALVIAVAGVLLLQLFAFSSCYIPSSGMENSLYRGDQIIINKWAYGLRLPFMSAFGYKRINERPVHKNDIVIFNNPQATSTTLPADRRKVFISRCMGLPGDTLMISNKYSIICPRAEVNPDHKQLYVYPKEKESSIEKNIKKLGIEDNRLLGYNKNGYVRSFSRYEIYLLNQEIPDLKIKSILPDTCRQTRSLVVPGKGRNIRITPWNIYFLKNAINEHEGKKAFIIKDSLLYVNGEKVSSFVFTKDYYWMVSNNSININDSRLFGFVPKDYIIGKASFVWFSKDSHAGFFGGYRWKRFFQSVK; translated from the coding sequence ATGAGACCAAAAGCAAAGGACTTCTTTTTCTGGATAAAAGCATTAGTAATTGCAGTTGCAGGGGTATTACTCCTGCAACTCTTTGCTTTTAGTTCCTGTTACATTCCTTCATCGGGAATGGAGAATTCTTTGTATCGTGGTGATCAGATTATTATTAATAAATGGGCATACGGACTGCGCCTGCCTTTTATGTCGGCTTTTGGCTATAAAAGAATTAATGAGCGTCCGGTTCACAAGAACGACATCGTTATTTTCAACAATCCTCAGGCCACATCTACCACCCTTCCTGCTGATAGGCGAAAAGTGTTTATAAGCCGATGCATGGGACTTCCGGGAGATACTTTAATGATTAGCAATAAATACTCCATTATTTGCCCAAGAGCAGAAGTTAATCCCGACCATAAGCAACTCTATGTATATCCTAAAGAGAAGGAAAGCTCCATAGAGAAAAACATAAAGAAACTAGGTATTGAAGATAACAGACTGTTAGGCTACAACAAGAATGGATATGTTCGCAGTTTCAGCCGTTACGAAATTTATCTCTTAAACCAGGAAATTCCGGATTTAAAGATAAAGTCTATACTTCCCGACACATGCAGGCAGACCCGTTCCTTAGTTGTTCCGGGAAAAGGGCGCAACATTCGTATAACCCCATGGAATATCTATTTCTTAAAGAATGCTATCAATGAACACGAAGGCAAGAAAGCATTCATTATCAAAGATTCTCTACTATACGTTAACGGAGAAAAAGTATCCTCTTTTGTGTTTACGAAAGACTATTACTGGATGGTATCCAATAACTCCATAAATATCAACGATTCGCGCCTTTTTGGATTCGTTCCGAAAGACTATATTATCGGGAAAGCATCTTTTGTTTGGTTTTCGAAAGACAGCCATGCCGGATTCTTTGGCGGTTACCGATGGAAGCGATTCTTTCAATCTGTAAAATAA
- a CDS encoding S26 family signal peptidase translates to MRKATGKQWRNFGIVTVLYLLFLVWVSSWWGLIVVPFIFDAYISKLVPWNFWRTSKNQTVRSVMSWVDAIVFALVAVYFVNIYFFQNYQIPSSSLEKSLLVGDFLFVSKMSYGPRVPNTPLSMPLAQHTLPVFNCKSYIEFPQWGYKRAPGFGKVQHNDIVVFNFPAGDTVAINYQQSDFYTICYDAAKRTCPSVNMDSLTREQQKAAYDIYYAEGRKLVMANPTEFGKIVVRPVDRRENYVKRCVGLPGDTLKIVNGQVFINSVPSKNPENLQFNYFVQTAGSYIPEEVFRDLDISLDDQTLLPNEWSDELKGLGFTKTDGQGKLTPVYHLPLTKKAYQALLSNKKLIAKIVMEPEDYTGQLYPLNLYTKWNRNNYGPIWIPKKGATVKLTADNLPIYERPIRAYEGNKLEVKGGKIYINGKQTNSYTFKMDYYWMMGDNRHNSADSRYWGFVPEDHVVGKPILVWLSLDKDRGWFSGKIRWNRLFKFVDNIK, encoded by the coding sequence ATGAGAAAAGCGACAGGCAAACAATGGCGTAACTTTGGAATCGTCACTGTGTTATATCTATTATTTCTTGTTTGGGTAAGTAGCTGGTGGGGACTTATTGTTGTTCCATTTATCTTCGATGCATATATCTCAAAATTAGTTCCATGGAATTTCTGGAGAACATCAAAGAACCAAACCGTACGCAGTGTGATGAGTTGGGTAGATGCAATTGTATTTGCTTTGGTAGCAGTGTATTTCGTAAACATATACTTCTTTCAGAATTACCAGATACCGTCTTCTTCATTAGAGAAATCTCTATTGGTTGGCGACTTCCTTTTTGTTAGTAAGATGAGTTATGGTCCTCGTGTGCCTAACACTCCGCTATCTATGCCATTGGCTCAACATACATTGCCTGTATTCAACTGCAAATCTTATATAGAATTCCCACAATGGGGTTATAAACGTGCACCTGGTTTCGGAAAGGTTCAACACAACGACATTGTTGTATTTAATTTCCCTGCCGGAGATACTGTTGCTATTAACTATCAACAATCAGATTTCTATACTATTTGCTACGATGCAGCTAAAAGAACCTGCCCTAGCGTAAATATGGATAGTTTAACCCGCGAACAACAAAAAGCTGCTTACGACATTTATTATGCTGAAGGACGAAAACTGGTTATGGCAAACCCTACCGAGTTTGGAAAGATTGTGGTACGTCCTGTTGACCGTCGTGAGAATTACGTAAAGCGTTGTGTAGGATTGCCCGGAGATACTTTGAAAATAGTTAATGGACAAGTATTCATAAATAGCGTACCTTCCAAGAATCCGGAGAATCTTCAATTCAATTACTTTGTTCAAACAGCTGGTTCCTATATTCCTGAAGAAGTATTCCGTGATTTAGATATTAGCTTAGATGATCAGACTTTATTGCCTAACGAATGGAGTGACGAATTGAAAGGTCTGGGCTTTACAAAAACTGATGGTCAAGGCAAACTAACTCCGGTTTATCATCTTCCTTTAACCAAAAAGGCTTATCAGGCTCTTCTTTCAAACAAGAAGTTAATCGCGAAGATAGTGATGGAACCAGAAGATTACACCGGCCAACTATACCCGCTTAACCTTTATACAAAATGGAATAGAAATAACTACGGCCCTATCTGGATTCCAAAGAAAGGCGCAACAGTTAAACTTACTGCTGATAATCTTCCTATCTATGAACGTCCAATCCGTGCTTACGAAGGCAATAAGCTTGAAGTAAAAGGTGGAAAGATCTATATCAACGGTAAACAAACCAATAGCTATACATTCAAAATGGACTATTACTGGATGATGGGCGATAACCGTCACAACTCTGCCGATTCAAGATACTGGGGATTTGTTCCTGAAGATCACGTTGTAGGTAAGCCAATTCTTGTATGGTTATCTTTGGATAAAGACAGAGGTTGGTTTAGCGGAAAAATCCGTTGGAATCGTCTATTTAAGTTCGTAGACAACATTAAATAA
- the dapB gene encoding 4-hydroxy-tetrahydrodipicolinate reductase, with translation MKIALIGYGKMGKEIERIALSRGHQIVSIIDLNNQDDFTSETFKSADVAIEFTAPTVAYNNYIKAFNAGVKVVSGSTGWMDEHGEEIKDLCKNGGKTLFWASNFSLGVVIFSAVNKYLAKIMNQFPTYDVTMSETHHIHKLDAPSGTAITLAEEILENLDRKESWVKEEAKAASELPIHSIREGEVPGIHTIRYESEADSISITHDAKNRKGFALGAVLAAEFTCGKQGLLGMSDLFKF, from the coding sequence ATGAAAATAGCATTGATAGGTTATGGAAAGATGGGTAAAGAAATTGAAAGAATTGCCCTTAGTCGTGGACACCAAATCGTTAGTATTATTGATCTCAACAATCAGGATGATTTTACTTCGGAAACATTCAAATCTGCAGATGTAGCTATAGAGTTTACAGCTCCGACAGTTGCTTACAACAACTACATTAAAGCTTTTAACGCTGGAGTAAAAGTGGTTTCTGGAAGTACCGGATGGATGGACGAACACGGAGAAGAAATAAAAGATCTATGCAAAAATGGTGGTAAGACTCTTTTCTGGGCATCAAACTTTAGCCTTGGAGTAGTTATATTCTCTGCGGTAAATAAATATCTTGCTAAGATAATGAATCAGTTTCCAACTTACGACGTAACAATGAGCGAGACTCACCACATACATAAACTGGATGCACCAAGTGGCACTGCCATAACCCTTGCCGAAGAAATTCTTGAGAATCTGGATCGCAAAGAGAGTTGGGTAAAAGAAGAGGCAAAAGCTGCCAGCGAACTTCCAATTCATTCGATTAGAGAAGGAGAAGTTCCGGGCATTCATACTATTCGTTACGAATCAGAAGCTGATAGTATTTCCATTACCCACGATGCAAAAAACAGAAAAGGTTTTGCTCTTGGTGCTGTTTTAGCAGCTGAATTCACTTGCGGCAAACAAGGATTATTGGGTATGAGTGATTTATTTAAATTTTAA
- a CDS encoding DUF2851 family protein codes for MEQLLHYIWKHKIFPLKQLQTTKGMGVEVIDPGLSNSDSGPDFFNAKVKIGENMWVGNVEIHSKASDWFRHGHDKDKVYDSVILHVSGDIDCEIARTNGELIPQIQLSCPSEIEQNYESLHRTDMLPPCYDVIPKISRFAIHSWLSVLQSERLEHKAEAINDRLKHCNSNWEDAFFITLARNFGFGLNGDAFEKWAGLIPLRAVDKHRDSLFKIEAIFFGQAGLLEETLDDPYYLRLQKEFAYMKHLFQLPVMDASLWRFLRLRPGNFPHVRIAQLASLYSNGWGVFSKLMEAESMKAIKDVLHTSPSDYWEEHYQFYNNSPRRSKNLSNSSFNLLVINTVVPFLYAYGKHKADEALCQRASNFLEELKAEDNHVTRMWSGVGLNVNNASDSQALLELKKEYCDKKKCLYCRIGFEFLKQRK; via the coding sequence ATGGAACAATTATTACATTATATCTGGAAACACAAAATCTTTCCTTTAAAACAACTTCAAACTACTAAAGGAATGGGGGTTGAGGTGATTGATCCCGGTCTGTCAAACTCAGATTCCGGGCCCGATTTTTTTAATGCAAAAGTAAAGATTGGCGAAAATATGTGGGTAGGGAATGTAGAAATTCATTCAAAAGCTTCCGATTGGTTCCGGCATGGGCATGATAAAGATAAGGTATATGATTCGGTAATTCTTCATGTGTCGGGTGATATTGACTGTGAAATTGCCCGTACCAACGGTGAACTTATTCCTCAGATTCAGCTTAGCTGTCCCAGTGAAATCGAGCAAAACTATGAGTCTTTGCATCGCACAGATATGCTTCCTCCTTGCTATGATGTTATCCCTAAAATATCAAGATTTGCTATTCATTCCTGGTTGTCGGTTTTGCAAAGTGAGAGACTTGAACATAAAGCAGAAGCCATTAATGACCGATTAAAACATTGTAATTCTAATTGGGAAGATGCTTTCTTCATTACATTGGCACGTAATTTTGGTTTTGGTCTGAATGGCGATGCCTTTGAGAAGTGGGCCGGTTTGATACCTCTTCGGGCTGTTGATAAACACAGGGATAGCTTGTTTAAAATCGAAGCAATTTTCTTTGGTCAGGCAGGACTACTGGAAGAAACGTTGGACGATCCTTATTATTTGAGATTACAGAAAGAGTTTGCATATATGAAACACCTTTTTCAGCTGCCTGTTATGGATGCTTCACTTTGGCGTTTTCTTCGCTTAAGACCCGGAAATTTTCCGCATGTCAGAATAGCTCAGCTTGCATCTCTTTATTCAAATGGATGGGGTGTGTTCTCAAAATTGATGGAAGCAGAGTCGATGAAAGCAATTAAGGATGTCTTACATACATCTCCTTCCGATTATTGGGAAGAGCATTATCAATTTTATAATAATTCTCCCCGAAGAAGCAAAAACTTGAGTAATTCTTCTTTTAATCTGTTAGTAATAAATACTGTAGTTCCATTCCTGTACGCTTATGGAAAACACAAAGCCGATGAAGCACTTTGCCAGAGAGCGAGTAACTTTCTTGAAGAATTGAAAGCAGAAGATAATCATGTTACCAGAATGTGGAGTGGTGTAGGGTTAAATGTAAATAATGCATCTGATTCTCAGGCATTACTGGAACTTAAAAAAGAGTATTGTGATAAGAAAAAATGTCTGTATTGCCGCATAGGATTTGAATTTTTGAAACAGCGGAAATAA
- a CDS encoding DUF4348 domain-containing protein: MKKNSLIICFLFLSLFANILFVTATPAAEDFNLFLKKFTNSAAFQYSRIKFPLKTDIVLSLGDGEGEKSFPFTKNEWPLIDEETFVEERNEVEGEGVYVSKFTVKEPTHVEFEAGYEESELDLRVCFDLVNGKWFLTDCFTGWYNFSVLASELRKTVLEVQSENKDFINQHP, encoded by the coding sequence ATGAAAAAGAACAGTTTAATCATTTGTTTTTTGTTTTTGTCTTTATTCGCAAATATACTCTTTGTTACGGCAACTCCGGCTGCGGAAGATTTTAATTTGTTTCTGAAAAAGTTTACTAATAGTGCCGCTTTTCAGTATTCACGGATAAAATTTCCGCTAAAAACCGATATCGTTCTATCTTTGGGAGATGGTGAAGGTGAGAAAAGTTTTCCATTCACTAAAAATGAATGGCCTCTAATAGACGAAGAAACATTTGTTGAGGAACGTAATGAAGTTGAAGGAGAAGGTGTTTATGTCTCTAAATTTACAGTAAAAGAACCAACTCATGTGGAATTCGAAGCCGGATATGAAGAGTCGGAACTTGATCTCCGCGTTTGTTTTGATTTGGTTAATGGTAAATGGTTTCTTACTGACTGCTTTACCGGATGGTACAACTTTAGTGTGCTTGCCAGCGAATTAAGAAAGACAGTACTTGAAGTTCAATCTGAAAATAAAGATTTTATAAATCAACATCCATAG
- a CDS encoding carbohydrate-binding family 9-like protein yields MQQLNIKKITTQGLSVASLSALMDREKIEFNTVGFVNWDSYPYKPKVKFRIAHTDNAILVNYQVEEDSVRAKYGEDNGCVWTDSCVEFFVSPANDSLYYNLESNCIGTVLLGVGNDRHDRERAISDVLSGIQRWTSLGNDSFEERLGKCSWELSLIVPYTVFFKHSIKSLDGTTIKGNFYKCGDELKTPHYISWNQIKTEKPDFHRPEFFGKLCFE; encoded by the coding sequence ATGCAACAACTTAACATAAAGAAAATAACTACTCAGGGCCTTTCTGTAGCTTCTCTGTCAGCTCTAATGGATCGGGAAAAAATAGAGTTTAATACAGTTGGCTTTGTAAACTGGGATAGTTATCCATATAAACCGAAAGTGAAATTCCGTATTGCACATACAGATAATGCCATACTGGTTAATTATCAGGTGGAAGAAGATTCTGTCAGAGCTAAATATGGCGAAGACAATGGCTGTGTATGGACAGACTCTTGCGTTGAATTCTTTGTGAGCCCGGCAAATGACAGTCTTTATTACAATCTTGAATCCAACTGTATAGGGACAGTCCTTTTAGGTGTTGGGAATGACAGACATGATCGTGAACGTGCCATTTCAGATGTGTTATCAGGAATTCAACGATGGACGAGCTTGGGAAATGATTCTTTTGAAGAACGTCTAGGTAAGTGTTCGTGGGAACTTTCATTGATAGTACCATATACTGTGTTCTTTAAACATTCCATTAAGTCTCTTGATGGAACAACTATAAAAGGTAATTTTTATAAGTGCGGCGATGAGTTAAAAACGCCTCATTATATTTCCTGGAATCAGATAAAAACTGAAAAGCCGGATTTTCATCGTCCTGAGTTTTTCGGGAAGTTATGTTTTGAATAG